In one Prochlorococcus marinus XMU1404 genomic region, the following are encoded:
- a CDS encoding aminopeptidase P N-terminal domain-containing protein: MSKSNNKVFEERREIFLDKLDGKAAIIPGATLVKHHADCEYPFRQESNFWYLTGFDEPDAIALFLSHKPKGERFILFVAPKDIISEVWHGFRWGLEGAEKEFNADKAHSINELGNLLPSYINGSDEIVFSIGKNPLVEKIVLEIFSEQLENRSRLGIGANSIKSPEIYLNEMRLIKSEFEINRMREATQISAEAHELVRESISSKKNERQIQGLLEGFFLEKGARGPAYNSIVASGDNACILHYTSNNSPLNKKDLLLVDAGCSLTDYYNGDITRTIPIGGKFSKEQKVIYEIVLSAQKKAIKSAITGSNSSTVHNVALTILIEGLKEIGLLAGSTEEIIENQSYKHLYMHRTGHWLGLDVHDVGAYRMGDYEVPLQNGMILTVEPGIYISDRIPVPEGQPLIDDKWKGIGIRIEDDVLVKDTNPEVLSIAALKEISDLEF, from the coding sequence ATGTCTAAATCTAACAATAAGGTTTTTGAAGAAAGAAGAGAAATATTCCTAGATAAATTAGATGGAAAAGCAGCAATTATCCCTGGGGCTACTCTTGTAAAACATCATGCTGATTGCGAATATCCTTTTAGACAAGAGAGTAATTTCTGGTATTTAACTGGTTTTGATGAACCGGATGCAATCGCTCTCTTCTTATCCCATAAGCCAAAGGGTGAGAGATTTATTTTGTTCGTTGCTCCTAAAGATATTATTAGTGAAGTTTGGCATGGCTTTAGATGGGGTTTAGAAGGGGCTGAAAAAGAGTTTAATGCTGATAAGGCTCATTCAATTAATGAACTAGGAAATTTACTGCCAAGTTATATAAATGGTTCTGATGAAATTGTTTTTTCAATTGGTAAAAATCCATTAGTTGAAAAAATAGTACTGGAGATATTTTCAGAACAACTTGAAAATCGCTCTCGATTGGGAATTGGTGCAAATTCTATAAAATCTCCAGAAATTTATTTAAATGAGATGAGATTAATTAAAAGTGAATTTGAAATAAATAGAATGAGAGAGGCTACACAAATTTCAGCAGAAGCTCATGAACTAGTAAGAGAATCTATCTCATCAAAGAAAAATGAGAGGCAAATTCAGGGTCTTCTAGAAGGATTCTTTTTGGAAAAAGGGGCAAGAGGACCTGCCTATAACTCTATTGTTGCTTCAGGAGATAATGCATGTATTTTGCATTACACTTCAAATAACTCACCATTGAATAAGAAGGATTTATTGTTGGTAGATGCTGGCTGCTCACTAACTGATTATTACAATGGAGACATAACAAGAACCATCCCAATAGGTGGAAAATTTTCTAAAGAGCAAAAAGTTATTTACGAAATTGTATTGAGTGCGCAGAAAAAGGCAATTAAAAGTGCCATAACTGGATCAAATTCTAGTACTGTGCATAATGTTGCTTTAACAATTTTGATAGAAGGATTAAAAGAAATTGGTTTATTAGCGGGCAGTACCGAAGAGATAATTGAGAATCAATCTTATAAACATCTTTACATGCATAGAACTGGACATTGGCTTGGCCTAGATGTTCATGATGTTGGAGCATACAGAATGGGAGACTATGAAGTGCCATTACAGAATGGAATGATTCTTACAGTAGAACCCGGGATTTATATAAGCGATAGGATCCCAGTCCCTGAGGGACAACCTCTTATTGATGATAAATGGAAAGGCATTGGGATAAGAATTGAAGATGATGTTCTAGTCAAAGATACAAATCCAGAAGTTTTGAGTATTGCTGCGCTAAAAGAAATTTCTGATTTAGAATTTTAA
- a CDS encoding CNNM domain-containing protein, producing the protein MEPSVYGLILLIIIILIGSACCSGVEAAFLAVNSIRIIKIASRQKPKSSANQLLKLRKHLGRTLTVITITNNGFNIIGSLILGVYGALVINSNYGLTFFSIAFYILVVLVGEVLPKALGTRFSVQIALLSVPILRILNTLMRPFLILIEQIFPVITEENEISTDEEEIRQMAKIGSQKGLIEADEAAMIFKVFQLNDLKAKDLMIPRVSAPCLDGYSNLDEISKLIMSDSSPWWVILEDKVDKIQGVVKREKILEELINGENKKLLSEICEPVDYIPEMIKADQLLTRFDKNHKGVKVVVDEFGGFVGIIGAEAVLSVLAGWWKNKS; encoded by the coding sequence ATGGAACCAAGCGTTTACGGTTTAATTTTACTAATAATAATTATATTAATAGGCTCTGCCTGTTGTTCGGGAGTAGAAGCGGCTTTTTTAGCTGTAAATTCAATAAGAATTATTAAAATAGCCTCAAGACAAAAGCCAAAAAGTTCTGCGAATCAACTCCTTAAACTCAGGAAACATCTTGGAAGGACATTAACTGTAATTACTATTACTAATAATGGATTTAATATAATTGGAAGTCTTATTTTAGGTGTATACGGAGCATTAGTAATCAATAGTAATTATGGATTAACCTTTTTTTCAATTGCCTTTTATATATTAGTTGTCTTAGTTGGAGAAGTACTTCCTAAAGCTCTTGGTACAAGATTTTCAGTTCAAATAGCATTATTATCCGTTCCTATCTTGAGAATATTAAATACTTTAATGAGGCCATTCTTAATATTAATAGAGCAAATATTTCCAGTTATTACTGAAGAAAACGAAATTTCAACTGATGAAGAAGAAATTAGGCAAATGGCAAAAATTGGGAGTCAGAAAGGCTTGATAGAAGCTGATGAGGCAGCAATGATATTTAAGGTTTTCCAACTAAATGATTTAAAAGCAAAAGATTTAATGATCCCTAGGGTTTCAGCACCTTGTCTTGATGGGTATTCGAATCTTGATGAAATTTCAAAACTTATAATGTCTGACAGCTCTCCATGGTGGGTTATTTTGGAAGATAAAGTTGACAAAATACAAGGGGTAGTTAAACGTGAAAAAATACTAGAAGAATTAATTAATGGGGAAAATAAAAAATTATTATCAGAAATTTGCGAGCCTGTGGACTACATTCCCGAAATGATAAAGGCAGATCAATTATTAACGAGATTTGACAAGAATCATAAAGGAGTGAAAGTAGTAGTAGATGAATTCGGGGGATTCGTGGGAATTATTGGTGCAGAAGCTGTGTTATCTGTATTAGCCGGTTGGTGGAAGAATAAATCATGA